From Alteromonas sp. RKMC-009, one genomic window encodes:
- a CDS encoding Rab family GTPase, with the protein MIQKKICLLGPTGVGKTSLVRQFVDGIFSEKYLTTIGVKIDKKEVTAGDKTAQLLIWDIEGVDRYCGFNPRYLRGAAAFVIVVDQTRSQSLLEGMDIYESARAEFPDTPAFFVVNKADLPSEWYWSEDEVAERENLFSAAIKTSAKTGENVERLFQELAELTV; encoded by the coding sequence GTGATACAAAAAAAGATCTGTCTGCTAGGCCCGACCGGAGTGGGTAAAACCAGCCTGGTAAGACAGTTCGTCGATGGCATTTTTTCAGAGAAATATCTCACTACTATCGGCGTAAAAATCGACAAAAAAGAAGTCACCGCGGGCGATAAAACGGCCCAGCTGCTTATCTGGGATATTGAAGGGGTTGACCGCTATTGTGGTTTTAATCCACGCTACCTGCGTGGTGCCGCAGCCTTTGTCATTGTGGTTGACCAGACCCGCTCCCAGTCGTTGCTTGAAGGTATGGATATTTATGAGTCGGCGCGGGCAGAATTTCCTGATACGCCGGCCTTTTTTGTCGTCAATAAAGCAGACCTTCCCAGTGAATGGTACTGGAGTGAAGACGAAGTCGCTGAACGTGAAAATCTGTTCAGTGCCGCCATTAAAACCAGCGCCAAAACCGGCGAAAATGTTGAGCGACTCTTTCAGGAGTTAGCGGAACTTACGGTGTAA